A genomic window from Scophthalmus maximus strain ysfricsl-2021 chromosome 17, ASM2237912v1, whole genome shotgun sequence includes:
- the LOC118288943 gene encoding TANK-binding kinase 1-binding protein 1-like, which translates to MSASSHVDPPQHHHLHGFSTNTQLMMNLFSKGELELLGGGEGLRDDIGGPGISWSANRLPEDMYPASGLGLAAAYHDIKTRLASLERENSSIKRKLKHYEVKFPMISEFGEERIVFYSCEPIIKDTSVIQSQTTNLQQRINSLTQELQKSKEREERLEEVIQAYEKIHLEKSNLQRDLDKMTTLAEQHVERICSLESALRQRETSLQKLSAQLHSKDAHQSELHASLDVPREGRGPTLQSSRSLDALSDLKLQRLEAELEGARHQAEGACQREKELRAELQRLQQEVAQLQEAQRQSQEMAPHCEHCDVEWIKKAGDEQVNLALAYTELTEELGRVRSLAAKQSDLLRYLSQEPGRSLDKVIGARTSGNRLHFAISRPPPTSQHLSPTSPQCPSLSPDRLLPTPSPPLSLCDGPASYSQQPTSSRLRAKFQGRRSYSEVSDPSAMQRPPTCFMRDPVSTLPKPRPLLGETQGYSHNKSQLHTMLVGLVRPASAHGAGGGKGVGGGGERGGGSSLSSSPHHRALDLGFPMPAEVHHLCRLDNQPEPTPLVTPPQSSDDEEDVCMFLSPADSPPRTLGAIGIVSSPPREQPLYPLFPSPRKQSHHPSFSAPEGPSTLACHLPPYMNTEHAQSWPSINLWMESEESAVRSCPLCQLTFPTGYPDDALIKHIDSHLENSKI; encoded by the exons CCAACTGATGATGAATCTCTTCAGCAAAGgagagctggagctgctgggaggaggagagggcctGCGAGATGACATAGGCGGACCTGGGATCAGCTGGTCGGCCAATCGACTGCCAGAGGACATGTACCCGGCATCGGGATTGGGCCTGGCCGCAGCCTATCATGACATTAAGACCCGGCTGGCCAGTCTGGAGAGGGAAAACAGCAGCATCAAGAGGAAACTGAAACACTATGAGGTCAag tttCCCATGATCAGTGAatttggagaggagaggatagtTTTTTATTCCTGTGAGCCAATCATCAAGGACACCAGTGTCATTCAATCGCAGACCACTAACCTACAGCAGAGGATCAACTCGCTCACTCAGGAG CTTCAGAAGagtaaggagagagaggagaggctggaggaagTCATCCAGGCATACGAGAAGATTCACTTGGAGAAAAGCAACCTCCAAAGAGACCTAGACAAgatg ACTACTCTTGCAGAGCAGCATGTGGAGAGGATCTGCAGTTTGGAGTCGGctctgagacagagagaaacttcTCTTCAGAAACTCAGCGCTCAACTCCACAGCAAAGACGCACATCAGTCTGAACTCCATGCCAGCCTGGACGTCCCCAGAG AGGGTCGTGGGCCGACACTGCAGAGCTCCCGCAGCCTGGATGCCCTGTCAGACCTGAAGCTGCAGCGACTGGAGGCCGAACTGGAGGGGGCTCGGCACCAGGCAGAGGGGGCCtgtcagagggagaaggagctgaGGGCGGAGCTTcagaggctgcagcaggaggtCGCCCAGCTGCAGGAAGCTCAAAGACAG TCACAGGAGATGGCCCCACACTGTGAGCACTGTGATGTAGAATGGATAAAGAAAGCTGGGGATGAACA GGTGAACCTGGCATTAGCCTACACTGAGCTGACAGAGGAGTTGGGTCGGGTTCGCAGTCTAGCTGCAAAACAGAGTGACCTTCTACGATACCTCTCACAGGAGCCTGGTAGGTCACTTGACAAGGTTATTGGTGCAAGGACTTCGGGAAATAGGTTACATTTTGCAA tctctcgtcctcctccgacTTCTCAGCatctctcccccacctccccccagTGCCCCTCACTCTCCCCTGACAGGCTTCTtcccaccccctctcctcctctgtccctatGCGACGGCCCTGCGTCCTACTCTCAGCAGCCAACCAGCAGCCGCCTACGAGCAAAGTTCCAGGGTCGCCGAAGTTACTCAGAA GTGTCTGACCCATCAGCCATGCAGAGGCCTCCAACGTGCTTCATGAGGGACCCAGTATCCACCCTCCCCAAGCCCAGGCCCCTCCTGGGAGAGACACAGGGTTACAGCCATAACAAATCTCAGCTCCATACCATGTTGGTGGGCCTGGTCAGACCCGCCTCAGCACATGGAGctggaggggggaaaggggtaggagggggaggagagagaggtgggggcaGCAGTTTGAGCAGCAGTCCTCATCACCGTGCTCTGGACCTGGGCTTTCCAATGCCTGCTGAG GTGCATCACCTCTGTCGCCTTGACAACCAACCTGAGCCTACCCCACTGGTGACACCACCACAGTCctctgatgatgaagag GATGTATGTATGTTTCTGTCGCCTGCTGACAGCCCACCTCGGACTCTGGGTGCAATTGGGATTGTCTCATCCCCACCTAGAGAACAGCCCCTCTACCCCTTGTTCCCGTCTCCAAGGAAACAATCCCACCATCCCTCCTTCTCAGCCCCTGAGGGCCCATCCACCCTTGCCTGCCATCTGCCTCCCTACATGAACACGGAGCATGCTCAGTCATGGCCTTCCATTAAT